The following are from one region of the Gryllotalpicola protaetiae genome:
- the typA gene encoding translational GTPase TypA yields MATALRTDLRNVAIVAHVDHGKTTLVDAMLKQTNSFGEHAHVEERAMDSNELEREKGITILAKNTAISYNGEHAAAHNPGGPITINVIDTPGHADFGGEVERGLSMVDGVVLLVDASEGPLPQTRFVLRKALEAKLPVILAVNKTDRPDARIDEVVAEAQDLLLGLASDLSDDVPDLDVDALLDVPVVYASGKAGRASRNQPADGSLPDSENLEPLFEAILAHIPAPTYDDDAPLQAWVTNLDASPFLGRLALLRIFSGTIKKGQTVTRVHHDGTTSNARITELLITKALDRFPAESGSAGDIVAVAGIEDIMIGETLADPDDVRPLPAIHVDEPAISMTVGINTSPLMGKVKGHKLTARMVKDRLDRELVGNVSIRVLDIGKPDAWEVQGRGELALAILVEQMRREGFELTVGKPQVVTRKVDGKVHEPYEHVTIDIPEEYLGAITQLLAARKGRMEGMSNHGTGWVRMEFIVPSRGLIGFRTEFLTTTRGTGISNAISHGYDEWAGSIVTRNNGSIVADRQGVVTAYAIIGLQERMSFFVNPTEEVYEGMVVGENSRADDMDVNITREKKLTNMRTSTADNFEAMTPSRQLTLEECLEFAREDECVEVTPEKVRIRKVELDATARGRAAARLKKQDA; encoded by the coding sequence ATGGCCACTGCCCTCCGCACCGACCTGCGCAACGTCGCCATCGTGGCTCACGTCGACCACGGCAAGACCACCCTCGTCGACGCGATGCTGAAGCAGACCAACTCCTTCGGCGAGCACGCGCACGTCGAAGAGCGCGCGATGGACTCGAACGAGCTCGAGCGTGAGAAGGGCATCACGATCCTCGCCAAGAACACGGCGATCTCGTACAACGGCGAGCACGCGGCCGCGCACAACCCCGGCGGCCCCATCACGATCAACGTCATCGACACCCCCGGGCACGCCGACTTCGGCGGCGAGGTCGAGCGCGGACTGTCGATGGTCGACGGTGTGGTGCTGCTGGTGGACGCGTCTGAGGGCCCGCTGCCGCAGACCCGCTTCGTGCTGCGCAAGGCGCTCGAGGCGAAGCTTCCCGTCATCCTCGCGGTGAACAAGACCGACCGCCCCGATGCCCGCATCGACGAGGTCGTCGCCGAGGCGCAGGATCTGCTGCTCGGCCTCGCATCCGACCTGTCCGACGACGTGCCCGACCTCGATGTCGACGCGCTGCTCGACGTGCCCGTCGTGTACGCGAGCGGCAAGGCCGGCCGCGCGTCGCGCAACCAGCCCGCCGATGGCTCGCTGCCCGACAGCGAGAACCTCGAACCGCTGTTCGAGGCGATCCTCGCTCACATCCCCGCGCCGACCTATGACGATGACGCGCCCCTGCAGGCGTGGGTGACGAACCTCGACGCGTCGCCGTTCCTCGGCCGCCTCGCGCTGCTGCGCATCTTCTCCGGCACGATCAAGAAGGGCCAGACGGTCACGCGCGTGCACCACGACGGCACGACGTCGAACGCCCGCATCACCGAACTGCTCATCACGAAGGCCCTCGACCGCTTCCCTGCTGAGTCCGGTTCGGCCGGCGACATCGTCGCCGTCGCCGGCATCGAGGACATCATGATCGGCGAGACCCTCGCCGACCCGGACGATGTGCGCCCGCTGCCCGCGATCCACGTCGACGAGCCCGCGATCTCGATGACGGTCGGCATCAACACCTCGCCGCTGATGGGCAAGGTGAAGGGTCACAAGCTCACCGCGCGCATGGTGAAGGACCGCCTCGACCGCGAGCTGGTCGGCAACGTCTCGATCCGTGTGCTCGACATCGGCAAGCCGGACGCCTGGGAGGTGCAGGGTCGCGGCGAGCTCGCGCTCGCGATCCTCGTCGAGCAGATGCGCCGTGAGGGCTTCGAGCTCACCGTCGGCAAGCCGCAGGTCGTCACCCGCAAGGTCGACGGCAAGGTGCACGAGCCGTACGAGCACGTCACGATCGACATCCCCGAGGAGTACCTCGGGGCGATCACCCAGCTGCTCGCCGCCCGCAAGGGCCGCATGGAGGGCATGTCGAACCACGGCACCGGCTGGGTGCGCATGGAGTTCATCGTGCCGTCGCGCGGCTTGATCGGCTTCCGCACCGAGTTCCTCACCACCACCCGCGGTACCGGCATCTCCAACGCGATCTCCCACGGCTACGACGAGTGGGCCGGGTCGATCGTGACCCGCAACAACGGCTCGATCGTCGCCGACCGTCAGGGTGTCGTGACCGCATACGCGATCATCGGTCTGCAGGAGCGCATGAGCTTCTTCGTGAACCCGACCGAAGAGGTCTACGAGGGCATGGTCGTCGGCGAGAACTCGCGCGCCGACGACATGGATGTGAACATCACGCGTGAGAAGAAGCTCACCAACATGCGCACGTCGACCGCCGACAACTTCGAGGCCATGACGCCGTCGCGCCAGCTCACGCTGGAGGAGTGCCTCGAGTTCGCCCGCGAGGACGAGTGCGTCGAGGTCACCCCCGAGAAGGTGCGCATTCGCAAGGTCGAGCTCGACGCGACCGCCCGCGGCCGCGCGGCAGCCCGGCTGAAGAAGCAGGACGCCTAG
- the adhP gene encoding alcohol dehydrogenase AdhP: MRAAVAREFGKPLEFDDRVVPLPHGFEALVRVEYTGVCHTDLHAVGGDWPVKPALPFVPGHEGVGRVVAVGHEVTSLKVGDRVGNAWLWSACGECEYCTSGRETLCPVQRNSGYTVDGSFQDYMLVDSRYAARIPESLDPARVAPILCAGVTVYKGLKTTGARPGQWVVVSGIGGLGHLAVEYAVAMGLDVVAVDVADSKLVLARELGATFTVNAAKTDAAAEIQREIGGAHGVLVTAPSEAAVAQAVRMARRGGTISLVGLPSGTFPVSVFDTVLNGLTIKGSIVGTRGDLAEALDLAARGKVHATVTKHPFADVNRVLDDMRDGRILGRVVLELAGDLAREEAGYPTRQFANA; this comes from the coding sequence ATGCGCGCCGCGGTGGCGCGCGAGTTCGGAAAGCCGCTCGAATTCGACGACCGGGTCGTGCCGCTGCCGCACGGCTTCGAGGCCCTGGTGAGGGTCGAGTACACCGGCGTATGCCACACCGATCTGCACGCGGTCGGCGGCGACTGGCCCGTCAAGCCCGCGCTGCCCTTTGTGCCAGGGCATGAGGGAGTGGGGCGCGTCGTCGCAGTCGGTCACGAGGTCACCTCGCTCAAAGTCGGCGACCGCGTCGGCAACGCGTGGCTGTGGTCCGCGTGCGGCGAGTGCGAGTACTGCACGAGCGGCCGCGAGACGCTCTGCCCCGTGCAGAGGAACTCCGGCTACACGGTCGACGGCAGCTTCCAGGACTACATGCTCGTCGACTCCCGCTACGCCGCCCGGATTCCGGAATCCCTCGACCCCGCGCGCGTCGCGCCGATCCTGTGCGCGGGAGTCACCGTGTACAAGGGCCTCAAGACGACGGGAGCCCGGCCGGGCCAGTGGGTCGTCGTCTCCGGCATCGGCGGACTCGGCCACCTCGCGGTCGAGTACGCGGTCGCCATGGGCCTGGACGTGGTCGCGGTCGACGTGGCCGACTCGAAGCTCGTGCTGGCGCGCGAGCTGGGTGCGACGTTCACGGTGAATGCGGCGAAGACGGATGCCGCAGCCGAGATCCAGCGCGAGATCGGCGGCGCCCATGGGGTGCTCGTGACGGCGCCGAGCGAAGCGGCCGTCGCGCAAGCCGTCCGCATGGCGCGCCGCGGCGGCACGATCTCGCTCGTGGGGCTGCCCTCCGGCACGTTCCCGGTGAGCGTCTTCGACACCGTGCTGAACGGCCTCACGATCAAGGGCTCCATCGTCGGAACACGCGGCGACCTCGCCGAGGCCCTCGACCTCGCCGCTCGCGGAAAGGTGCATGCGACGGTCACCAAGCACCCGTTCGCCGACGTGAACCGGGTGCTCGACGACATGCGCGACGGGCGCATCCTCGGTCGCGTGGTGCTCGAGCTCGCGGGAGACCTCGCGCGCGAGGAGGCGGGCTACCCCACCCGCCAGTTCGCGAACGCGTGA
- a CDS encoding Dyp-type peroxidase, with protein sequence MSEPDQNADTSGVSRRGLLFGSAAAAGGLVVGAAGGVGGAYAAGLHGAAGTPAADGDVLDLSLQHAFYGEAEQSGIRTPPQRYCVYMTFDMSSPTARDLQVLLARWSGAIAQLMKGKTIGQVEPNRVDGIGVDTGEALDLAPAGLTVTVGLGPGLFTDAYGLAGKKPALMRELKDLPSDAFQEGLTGGDLSLQACADDPQVAYHAIRDLARMAKGTAATNWTVMGFGRASAGKGQSTPRNLLGYKDGTRNIKEDDDLEKFVFVKDSGPAWTQGGSYQVVRKIQMHIENWDADRTSDQNTVIGRDKRAGAPLSGGTEFTTPDFHAKGADGATKISPTAHIALAAHENNGGLKILRRSYNYTDGLNQYGLLDAGLLFISYQNDPAHFETLQAKLGASDLLNEYISHIGSGIFFVPPAVKQGHYLAEGLFA encoded by the coding sequence TTGAGCGAGCCTGACCAGAACGCCGACACGAGCGGCGTCTCGCGCCGCGGCCTGCTGTTCGGCAGCGCCGCGGCCGCGGGCGGCCTCGTCGTCGGCGCGGCCGGCGGCGTGGGCGGAGCCTACGCCGCCGGGCTGCACGGGGCGGCGGGCACGCCTGCCGCCGACGGCGACGTGCTCGACCTGTCGCTGCAGCACGCCTTCTACGGCGAGGCAGAGCAGTCCGGCATCCGCACACCGCCTCAGCGCTACTGCGTCTACATGACCTTCGACATGTCGTCGCCGACCGCGCGCGACCTGCAGGTTCTGCTCGCGCGCTGGTCGGGCGCGATCGCGCAGCTCATGAAGGGCAAGACGATCGGTCAGGTCGAGCCGAACCGTGTCGACGGCATCGGCGTCGACACGGGCGAGGCGCTCGACCTGGCCCCAGCCGGCCTGACCGTGACGGTCGGGCTCGGCCCCGGCCTGTTCACCGACGCGTACGGGCTCGCCGGCAAGAAGCCCGCTCTCATGCGCGAGCTGAAGGACCTGCCGTCGGATGCCTTCCAGGAGGGCCTCACCGGCGGCGACCTGTCGCTGCAGGCGTGCGCCGACGACCCGCAGGTGGCGTACCACGCGATCCGCGACCTCGCCCGCATGGCGAAGGGCACCGCCGCCACGAACTGGACCGTGATGGGCTTCGGCCGCGCTTCGGCGGGCAAGGGCCAGTCGACGCCGCGCAACCTGCTCGGCTACAAGGACGGCACCCGGAACATCAAAGAGGACGACGACCTCGAGAAGTTCGTCTTCGTGAAGGACTCGGGCCCCGCGTGGACGCAGGGCGGCTCATACCAGGTGGTGCGGAAGATCCAGATGCACATCGAGAACTGGGACGCCGACCGCACGAGCGACCAGAACACCGTCATCGGCCGCGACAAGCGGGCGGGCGCTCCTCTGTCGGGCGGCACCGAGTTCACCACGCCCGACTTCCACGCGAAAGGCGCGGACGGCGCGACGAAGATCTCGCCGACCGCGCACATCGCGCTGGCCGCGCACGAGAACAACGGCGGCCTCAAGATCCTGCGGCGCAGCTACAACTACACCGACGGGCTGAACCAGTACGGTCTGCTGGATGCCGGACTGCTGTTCATCTCGTACCAGAACGACCCGGCGCATTTCGAGACGCTGCAGGCGAAGCTCGGCGCGTCAGACCTGCTGAACGAGTACATCTCGCACATCGGCTCAGGCATCTTCTTCGTGCCGCCCGCCGTGAAGCAAGGCCACTACCTGGCCGAGGGCCTCTTCGCCTGA
- the fdxA gene encoding ferredoxin: MTYVIALPCVDVKDRACVDECPVDCIYEGERSLYIHPDECVDCGACEPVCPVEAIYYEDDLPGEWADYYKANVEFFDEIGSPGGAAKVGVIAKDHPIIAALPPQNR; the protein is encoded by the coding sequence ATGACCTACGTGATCGCCCTTCCGTGCGTCGACGTCAAGGACCGAGCCTGCGTCGACGAGTGCCCGGTCGACTGCATCTACGAGGGCGAGCGCTCGCTGTACATCCACCCCGATGAGTGTGTGGACTGCGGCGCCTGCGAGCCGGTGTGCCCCGTCGAGGCGATCTACTACGAAGACGACCTGCCCGGCGAGTGGGCCGACTACTACAAGGCGAACGTCGAGTTCTTCGACGAGATCGGGTCACCGGGCGGCGCTGCCAAGGTCGGCGTGATCGCGAAGGACCACCCGATCATCGCCGCCCTGCCGCCGCAGAACCGCTGA
- the dapC gene encoding succinyldiaminopimelate transaminase, whose protein sequence is MPITDLPDYPWDRMAPYAERARRHPRGIVDLSIGSPVDATPELIRTALAEATDAHAYPTTAGTPALREAIVAWYARRRGVQGLAVDNVLPTIGSKELVALLPLLAGIRAGDVVVHPRAAYPTYAVGAAIADAASFASDDPAEWPEETRLIWLNSPGNPDGRVLDVDFLRAAVARGRELGALVVNDECYAELGWEGRWSSEAVPSILDPRVVGDDLTGVLSVYSLSKQSNLAGYRAAFLAGDARLVDEVLTRRKHAGLMLPAPLQAAMVAALGDDAHVAEQKERYRARRAMLKPALEAAGFAIDHSEAGLYLWASEGADAWASIDRLAGLGILAGPGEFYGDFYPGHVRFSITATDERIREAAERLAAVTSAIRTPV, encoded by the coding sequence ATGCCCATCACCGATCTTCCGGACTACCCGTGGGACCGCATGGCCCCCTACGCGGAGCGCGCTCGCAGGCATCCGCGCGGCATCGTCGATCTGTCGATCGGCTCACCCGTCGATGCGACGCCCGAGCTGATCCGCACCGCGCTCGCCGAGGCGACCGACGCACACGCCTACCCGACGACCGCGGGGACGCCGGCGCTGCGCGAGGCGATCGTCGCCTGGTACGCGCGCCGCCGCGGCGTGCAGGGGCTCGCCGTCGACAACGTGCTGCCCACGATCGGCTCGAAGGAGCTCGTGGCGCTGCTGCCTCTGCTCGCCGGCATCCGCGCGGGCGATGTCGTCGTGCACCCGCGCGCCGCCTACCCGACGTACGCGGTCGGCGCCGCGATCGCCGACGCGGCGTCTTTCGCCTCAGACGACCCGGCCGAGTGGCCCGAGGAGACCCGGCTCATCTGGCTCAACTCGCCGGGCAACCCCGACGGGCGCGTGCTCGACGTCGACTTCCTGCGCGCGGCGGTCGCCCGCGGCCGCGAGCTGGGAGCGCTCGTCGTGAACGACGAATGCTACGCAGAGCTCGGGTGGGAGGGGCGCTGGTCGAGTGAGGCCGTGCCCAGCATCCTCGACCCCAGGGTCGTCGGTGACGACCTGACGGGCGTGCTGTCGGTCTACTCGCTCTCGAAGCAGTCGAACCTCGCCGGCTATCGCGCCGCCTTCCTCGCCGGCGACGCGCGCCTCGTGGACGAGGTGCTCACCCGCCGCAAGCACGCGGGCCTCATGCTGCCCGCGCCGCTGCAGGCCGCGATGGTCGCCGCCCTCGGCGACGACGCGCACGTCGCGGAGCAGAAGGAGCGCTACCGCGCGCGCCGCGCGATGCTCAAGCCCGCGCTCGAGGCCGCGGGCTTCGCGATCGACCACAGCGAGGCGGGCCTGTACCTGTGGGCGAGCGAAGGGGCGGATGCCTGGGCGAGCATCGACCGCCTCGCAGGCCTCGGGATCCTGGCCGGCCCCGGCGAGTTCTACGGCGATTTCTACCCTGGTCACGTGCGGTTCTCGATCACCGCGACCGACGAGCGCATCCGGGAAGCGGCGGAAAGACTGGCTGCCGTAACTTCTGCGATACGGACGCCCGTATAG
- the efeO gene encoding iron uptake system protein EfeO — protein MQLSNPARRLATAAGLAAVVAIALTACAPGGKTASGDDASPAASVAPVSNGASQIKVNLTGDSGDRCTLDHSSAKAGPITFTIDNTSSTAITEVELLQGQRIVGEKENLAPGLAPVKLTLTLGGGSYTVYCPGADTEEQKFTVTGKAAAQPTGSVQTVLAEGTKGYGTYVAGVLADMVTAVGNLNTAVQAGNLDEAKKDYALARPFYEKVESDVDGFVLPGFDATDNAGNLDYLIDMRESNLDPAVGWHGFHAVERDLWQNGAITDQTKQYASELNTNVGKLADLAKGLTYKPEDLANGAAGLLEEVQTNKISGEEESYSHIDLVDFAANVEGAEQAFAYLEPGLKKIDPDLTSTVQTQFDKVTTQLDTYRDPSVPGGYVDYTAQLKQTDASKLSLTVQALQEPLSKIAEKVATAG, from the coding sequence ATGCAGCTCAGTAACCCCGCCCGTCGCCTCGCGACGGCAGCCGGCCTCGCCGCCGTCGTCGCGATCGCCCTGACGGCCTGCGCCCCGGGCGGCAAGACCGCGTCCGGTGACGACGCGTCGCCCGCGGCATCCGTCGCCCCGGTCAGCAACGGCGCCAGCCAGATCAAGGTGAACCTGACCGGTGATTCCGGCGACAGGTGCACCCTCGACCACAGCAGCGCGAAGGCCGGCCCCATCACCTTCACGATCGACAACACCTCGTCGACCGCGATCACGGAGGTCGAGCTGCTGCAGGGCCAGCGCATCGTCGGCGAGAAGGAGAACCTCGCCCCCGGCCTCGCGCCGGTGAAGCTCACGCTCACGCTCGGCGGCGGAAGCTACACGGTCTACTGCCCCGGTGCTGACACCGAGGAGCAGAAGTTCACGGTCACCGGCAAGGCCGCCGCGCAGCCGACCGGCAGTGTGCAGACAGTGCTCGCCGAGGGCACCAAGGGCTACGGCACCTACGTCGCCGGCGTGCTCGCCGACATGGTCACGGCCGTCGGCAACCTGAACACCGCCGTGCAGGCCGGCAACCTCGACGAGGCGAAGAAGGACTACGCGCTCGCCCGCCCGTTCTACGAGAAGGTCGAGTCCGACGTCGACGGCTTCGTGCTGCCCGGCTTCGACGCCACCGACAACGCCGGCAACCTCGACTACCTGATCGACATGCGCGAGAGCAACCTCGACCCGGCGGTCGGCTGGCACGGCTTCCACGCGGTCGAGCGCGACCTGTGGCAGAACGGCGCCATCACCGACCAGACCAAGCAGTACGCGAGTGAGCTGAACACGAACGTCGGCAAGCTCGCCGACCTCGCCAAGGGCCTCACCTACAAGCCCGAGGACCTCGCCAACGGCGCGGCAGGGCTGCTCGAAGAGGTGCAGACGAACAAGATCTCGGGTGAGGAGGAGTCGTACAGCCACATCGACCTCGTCGACTTCGCCGCCAACGTCGAGGGCGCGGAGCAGGCGTTCGCCTACCTGGAACCCGGCCTCAAGAAGATCGACCCCGACCTCACTTCGACGGTGCAGACCCAGTTCGACAAGGTCACGACCCAGCTCGACACCTATCGCGACCCGAGCGTGCCCGGTGGCTACGTCGACTACACCGCCCAGCTGAAGCAGACGGATGCCTCCAAGCTCAGCCTCACCGTGCAGGCGCTGCAGGAGCCGCTGTCGAAGATCGCCGAGAAGGTGGCGACCGCCGGTTGA
- a CDS encoding DUF4190 domain-containing protein, translating to MTDTQFALDKNGLLVPPSFGDAAAPVFEAKRAHAEETVFDPSSTLAELGWQRPAVSRHPAPQTPAGGLNWIYGVLAILTGAASFVWPLVCLTVLVSLALGAVGASRANRLRRRGANGRGVAIVGLVIGLASAANLVFGFTQLFELGSLVNQLLP from the coding sequence ATGACCGACACGCAGTTCGCTCTCGACAAGAACGGATTGCTCGTTCCTCCGTCGTTCGGAGACGCAGCTGCGCCGGTGTTCGAGGCGAAGCGCGCGCACGCTGAGGAGACCGTCTTCGACCCGTCGAGTACGCTCGCCGAGCTCGGCTGGCAGCGACCGGCCGTGTCCCGGCACCCCGCACCCCAGACCCCTGCGGGCGGTCTGAACTGGATCTACGGCGTGCTCGCCATCCTCACGGGTGCCGCGAGCTTCGTCTGGCCGCTCGTCTGCCTCACCGTGCTCGTGAGCCTCGCGCTCGGCGCCGTCGGCGCGAGCCGTGCGAACCGCCTGCGACGTCGCGGTGCGAACGGCCGCGGCGTCGCCATCGTCGGGCTCGTCATCGGCCTGGCATCCGCCGCCAATCTGGTCTTCGGCTTCACCCAGCTGTTCGAGCTGGGCAGCCTCGTGAACCAGCTGCTGCCGTAA
- a CDS encoding citrate synthase, which translates to MPDESEDQFATLSYPGGQAQFPIRAAVDGHSSIDISSLTRQTGLTTLDYGFVNTASTASAITYIDGDEGILRYRGYPIEQLAAGSSFLEVAWLLVYGELPTVDELADFTERIRRHTLVHEDLKQLFGALPYHAHPMSMLSSAVGALGTYYEADVDDPEAVDLATIRLLAKMPTIASYAHKKSLGQAFLYPDNSLSYVENFLRLNFGTMAEPYEVNPVVARALDRLLILHADHEQNASTSTVRLVGSTKANIFSSISAGISALYGPLHGGANEAVLEMLAGIQESGEGVKKFVERVKNKEDGVKLMGFGHRVYKNYDPRAKLVKESADAVLTELGVHDPLLDIAKELEQTALEDDYFVSRKLYPNVDFYTGVIYKAMGFPPRMFTVLFAIGRLPGWIAQWREVNTDPASKIGRPQQLYVGAAKRDLPAR; encoded by the coding sequence GTGCCCGACGAATCCGAAGACCAGTTCGCGACGCTGTCCTACCCCGGCGGGCAGGCGCAGTTCCCCATCCGCGCGGCGGTCGACGGGCACTCCAGCATCGACATCTCCTCGCTGACGAGGCAGACGGGTCTCACGACGCTCGACTACGGCTTCGTGAACACCGCCTCCACGGCATCCGCCATCACCTACATCGACGGCGACGAGGGGATTCTGCGCTACCGCGGCTACCCGATCGAGCAGCTCGCCGCGGGCTCGAGCTTCCTCGAGGTCGCGTGGCTGCTGGTCTACGGCGAGCTGCCGACCGTCGACGAGCTGGCCGACTTCACCGAGCGGATCCGGCGGCACACCCTCGTGCACGAGGACCTCAAGCAGCTGTTCGGGGCGCTGCCGTACCACGCGCACCCGATGTCGATGCTGTCGAGCGCGGTCGGCGCGCTCGGAACCTACTACGAGGCCGACGTCGACGACCCTGAGGCCGTCGATCTCGCGACGATCCGGCTGTTGGCGAAGATGCCGACGATCGCGTCGTACGCCCACAAGAAGAGCCTCGGGCAGGCGTTCCTGTACCCCGACAACTCGCTGTCGTATGTGGAGAACTTCCTGCGTCTCAACTTCGGCACGATGGCCGAGCCCTATGAGGTCAACCCGGTGGTCGCCCGTGCGCTCGACCGTCTGCTGATCCTGCACGCCGACCATGAGCAGAACGCGTCGACGTCGACCGTTCGCCTCGTCGGCTCGACCAAGGCGAACATCTTCTCGTCGATCTCTGCCGGCATCTCGGCGCTCTATGGCCCCCTGCACGGCGGCGCCAACGAGGCGGTGCTCGAGATGCTCGCCGGCATCCAGGAATCCGGCGAAGGCGTCAAGAAGTTCGTCGAGCGCGTCAAGAACAAGGAAGACGGCGTCAAGCTCATGGGCTTCGGCCACCGCGTCTACAAGAACTACGACCCGCGCGCGAAGCTCGTGAAGGAGAGCGCAGACGCGGTGCTCACCGAACTCGGCGTGCACGACCCCCTGCTCGACATCGCGAAGGAGCTTGAGCAGACCGCCCTCGAAGACGACTACTTCGTCTCGCGGAAGCTCTACCCGAACGTCGACTTCTACACGGGCGTCATCTACAAGGCGATGGGATTCCCGCCGCGCATGTTCACCGTGCTGTTCGCGATCGGCCGCCTGCCCGGCTGGATCGCGCAGTGGCGCGAGGTGAACACCGACCCGGCGAGCAAGATCGGCCGCCCGCAGCAGCTCTACGTGGGCGCGGCGAAGCGCGACCTGCCCGCGCGCTAG
- the efeU gene encoding iron uptake transporter permease EfeU, which produces MLPTLVIGLREGLEAALIVGIIAAFLRKNGKSLTPMWIGVGIAVALSIAVGVVLRAIEQALPQAAQEGMESIIGAVAVVFVTGMIVWMNTHSRGLKHELEAEANEAINDGHAYALAGMAFLAVLKEGFETSVFLLATFTASSSMALAATGAVIGVAAAILIGTGIYAGSVKLNLSTFFRWTGGFLILVAAGLVLTALRTAHEAGWLNAGQQTVLDLSAVVRPGTVQSALLTGVLGIPADPRLIEVIGWFAYLIPVVLFVYWPRARRAHGMQIARLQFGVAGAIAIVALGLVAFFPRVGAPQLPAAAISGAVGASGGTAQLAGDSFYFTLDGNSTRVHLDPAKSATAEVNGIVARHWKLPVAPTQTTAPSSVTLAQLIELNGGRLPVGVNAQTDPGPFDAGWSTGGTLEVFSAEGALLDATQTARTVVTISGGGLSTPRTISVDDSRYAAPSWAVTSASSTKAQAAVNDALASQTERAFWAVQLPIALGLAALITAAFGLRSRRRALTDQKTPVGPTASPAIPATPQRSKSYAAQ; this is translated from the coding sequence GTGCTCCCCACCCTCGTCATCGGCCTGCGCGAAGGCCTCGAAGCCGCTCTGATCGTCGGGATCATCGCCGCCTTCCTGCGCAAGAACGGCAAGAGCCTCACGCCGATGTGGATCGGGGTCGGCATCGCGGTCGCGCTCAGCATCGCCGTCGGCGTCGTTCTGCGTGCGATCGAGCAGGCGCTGCCGCAGGCCGCGCAGGAGGGCATGGAGTCGATCATCGGCGCGGTCGCCGTCGTGTTCGTCACCGGGATGATCGTGTGGATGAACACCCACTCGCGCGGGTTGAAGCACGAGCTCGAGGCCGAGGCGAACGAGGCCATCAACGACGGTCACGCCTACGCGCTGGCGGGCATGGCCTTCCTCGCGGTCCTCAAGGAGGGCTTCGAGACGAGCGTGTTCCTGCTCGCCACGTTCACCGCCTCCAGCAGTATGGCGCTCGCCGCGACGGGCGCCGTCATCGGCGTCGCCGCCGCGATCCTCATCGGCACCGGCATCTACGCGGGCAGCGTCAAGCTCAACCTCTCGACCTTCTTCCGGTGGACGGGCGGATTCCTGATCCTGGTCGCCGCCGGCCTCGTGCTCACCGCCCTGCGCACCGCCCATGAGGCGGGCTGGCTGAACGCCGGCCAGCAGACGGTCCTCGACCTCAGCGCCGTCGTGCGGCCCGGCACCGTGCAGTCGGCTCTGCTCACCGGCGTGCTCGGCATCCCTGCGGACCCCCGCCTGATCGAGGTCATCGGCTGGTTCGCATACCTCATCCCCGTCGTGCTGTTCGTCTACTGGCCGCGCGCCCGCCGCGCGCACGGAATGCAGATCGCGCGCCTGCAGTTCGGCGTCGCAGGCGCGATCGCGATCGTCGCGCTCGGTCTGGTCGCGTTCTTCCCGCGGGTCGGGGCGCCGCAGCTTCCTGCCGCCGCGATTTCCGGTGCGGTGGGCGCCTCGGGGGGAACCGCCCAGCTCGCCGGCGACTCCTTCTACTTCACGCTCGACGGGAACAGCACCCGCGTGCATCTCGACCCCGCGAAGTCCGCAACCGCCGAAGTGAACGGCATCGTCGCGCGCCACTGGAAGCTGCCCGTCGCACCGACTCAGACGACGGCGCCCTCGTCTGTCACCCTCGCGCAGCTCATCGAGCTGAACGGCGGGCGCCTTCCCGTCGGCGTGAACGCGCAGACGGATCCCGGCCCGTTCGACGCAGGCTGGTCCACGGGCGGCACCCTCGAGGTGTTCTCAGCGGAGGGCGCGCTGCTCGACGCGACGCAGACGGCCCGCACTGTCGTCACGATCTCGGGCGGCGGGCTCAGCACCCCGCGCACCATCAGTGTCGACGACTCGCGCTACGCCGCGCCGAGCTGGGCGGTCACGTCGGCATCCTCGACGAAGGCGCAAGCCGCCGTGAACGACGCCCTCGCGTCGCAGACCGAGCGCGCGTTCTGGGCCGTCCAGCTACCCATCGCCTTGGGCCTTGCCGCGCTGATCACCGCCGCCTTCGGGCTGCGCTCGCGCCGCCGCGCCCTCACAGACCAGAAGACCCCCGTCGGCCCCACCGCGTCGCCTGCGATCCCGGCGACGCCTCAGAGGAGCAAAAGCTATGCAGCTCAGTAA